The Yersinia intermedia genome window below encodes:
- a CDS encoding GNAT family N-acetyltransferase, whose product MNINVTDTPNPQDEEYVIDSLWAHNNKTEAVDIHPLFLTVTHDNGKIVAGLVARTWWGGLEVQYLWVSDEYRKSGYGRQLMEKAEEEAIKRGCHMAYVDTFDFQARGFYEKLGYRVYGDLGGYAKKYTRHYLAKEI is encoded by the coding sequence ATGAATATTAATGTCACGGATACGCCAAACCCACAAGACGAGGAGTATGTCATTGATAGTCTTTGGGCTCACAATAATAAAACAGAAGCTGTAGACATTCATCCATTGTTCTTAACCGTTACCCACGACAATGGCAAAATTGTGGCGGGATTGGTTGCCAGAACCTGGTGGGGCGGGCTTGAAGTGCAATATCTTTGGGTCAGTGATGAATATCGTAAGAGTGGCTATGGTCGCCAATTAATGGAAAAAGCGGAAGAAGAAGCCATAAAACGCGGTTGTCACATGGCTTATGTAGACACTTTCGATTTCCAGGCCAGAGGGTTTTATGAAAAATTGGGCTATCGTGTCTATGGTGATTTAGGTGGATATGCCAAAAAATATACTCGGCACTATCTGGCAAAAGAAATTTAA
- a CDS encoding NAD(P)H-dependent oxidoreductase, whose protein sequence is MHSLIVTSHPLHESLTNSVARQIAAGLVASDPTHTYEIADIATEGFDPRFTAVDIAAFNRQASLSDDVLAEQQRVERADALVLVFPIYWWSMPALLKGWIDRVFSNGWAYDDAGELIKKLTHLPVHIIGIGAATHKTYINHGFAEAMKIQIEHGIFNFCGAPVMSSTVLLLPDLGGPEQVLEAAYNMGTNIFACETAAG, encoded by the coding sequence ATGCATTCACTTATCGTTACCTCACACCCGCTTCATGAATCACTCACTAACAGTGTTGCACGGCAGATTGCAGCGGGGTTGGTTGCATCGGATCCTACACACACTTATGAGATTGCCGATATTGCTACCGAAGGTTTTGACCCAAGGTTTACCGCAGTGGATATTGCCGCTTTTAATCGGCAAGCTTCGCTGTCGGATGATGTGCTGGCGGAGCAACAAAGGGTTGAGCGGGCAGATGCGTTGGTATTAGTGTTCCCAATTTACTGGTGGTCGATGCCCGCATTGTTAAAAGGATGGATTGATCGCGTGTTTTCCAATGGTTGGGCCTATGATGACGCGGGAGAGCTGATCAAAAAGCTGACGCATCTGCCAGTACATATCATTGGAATCGGTGCGGCTACGCATAAGACTTATATCAATCACGGCTTTGCCGAAGCGATGAAAATACAGATTGAGCACGGTATTTTCAATTTCTGTGGTGCGCCGGTGATGAGTTCAACGGTGTTACTGCTGCCAGACTTAGGTGGCCCTGAACAGGTACTTGAAGCCGCATATAATATGGGTACTAACATTTTTGCCTGTGAGACAGCAGCAGGATGA
- a CDS encoding DUF2235 domain-containing protein, with protein sequence MTEKLIHRFIIILFCCLLSIFLTACTSLVSGERRIPVKVTDSEDIKKITSIANNAPLITHPMGDRPVKIYKIAFDGTLNDRTRVPSGERETLVARIAGLIKADEYYPGAGMQYGNTNYWDASSGDSSVRIATEAKDKFFTQVQLWLNENPDTDIRVFVTGFSRGAATARHFINIVSSQWYTHFNSQSGQFVAKSPRFYALLYDTVATGQQDKLVLTIPTSVDYLVHFVATDEARNRFFTPTVDIDQTPLPLGTQFSPIKRINTIYLPGAHSDIGASYSNGIGDSYITLTEQFLFMMGLVQTNCWEIYNDPLLAGKHDSRGILDVIFGSQNPSTVMAVNRSSIVKEAIPLAIEERKDIAHRLDDMWIANSKRMSVMDVSRSEMLLPSFTLQKSAAGIVLISTSNIVKPESLKLSPEGDATRLRYRLTMGKIENSLLLKSQVTRHIKPEGSKVAFSILDTPPESYMATWVDNQLVELTLVTVSSEAIYEAPLQRCVKQLDGTFRSPISTMVVSFN encoded by the coding sequence ATGACTGAGAAATTGATTCACCGATTCATCATCATCCTCTTTTGTTGCTTATTAAGTATTTTTTTAACCGCTTGCACTAGCTTAGTTTCAGGGGAGCGTCGTATACCTGTCAAAGTGACAGATTCTGAGGATATCAAAAAGATCACAAGCATTGCCAATAATGCACCATTAATCACACACCCTATGGGGGATCGTCCGGTTAAGATTTATAAGATAGCCTTTGATGGTACTCTTAATGATCGAACTAGGGTTCCATCTGGGGAGCGGGAGACATTAGTCGCCCGAATAGCTGGGCTTATAAAGGCGGATGAGTATTATCCCGGTGCGGGAATGCAATATGGCAATACTAATTACTGGGATGCGAGTTCTGGTGACAGTAGCGTCAGAATTGCGACAGAGGCGAAGGATAAATTCTTTACGCAGGTGCAACTATGGCTGAATGAAAACCCTGACACGGATATTCGTGTTTTTGTCACTGGGTTTAGCCGAGGTGCGGCGACAGCAAGGCATTTTATTAATATAGTCAGTTCCCAATGGTATACTCATTTTAATTCTCAGTCGGGACAATTTGTTGCGAAGTCCCCTAGATTCTATGCATTGCTTTATGACACAGTCGCAACGGGTCAACAGGATAAACTTGTTCTCACTATACCCACATCGGTTGATTATCTTGTCCACTTTGTTGCAACAGATGAAGCCAGAAATCGATTTTTCACCCCAACGGTAGATATTGATCAGACACCATTACCATTAGGTACGCAGTTTTCTCCTATAAAACGAATTAATACTATCTATTTGCCAGGGGCTCACTCTGATATAGGCGCTTCTTACTCCAACGGTATTGGTGATTCATATATAACATTAACTGAGCAATTTTTATTCATGATGGGCTTGGTCCAGACAAACTGTTGGGAGATCTATAATGATCCTTTGCTAGCAGGAAAGCATGACTCCAGAGGAATACTAGATGTGATATTTGGTAGCCAGAATCCTAGCACTGTTATGGCTGTTAACCGCTCTTCAATTGTTAAGGAGGCGATACCACTGGCAATCGAGGAACGTAAGGATATTGCTCACCGTCTAGATGATATGTGGATTGCTAATTCGAAGCGCATGTCTGTAATGGATGTATCTCGTTCAGAAATGTTACTACCAAGTTTCACGTTACAAAAATCAGCAGCGGGAATTGTACTTATCAGCACATCAAATATTGTTAAGCCAGAGTCATTAAAATTATCACCCGAAGGTGATGCTACACGACTCCGCTATAGATTAACTATGGGGAAAATTGAAAATAGTTTACTTCTCAAATCGCAAGTCACCAGACATATAAAACCCGAAGGGTCTAAGGTTGCCTTCAGCATTTTGGATACACCGCCAGAAAGTTACATGGCAACATGGGTAGATAATCAGCTTGTTGAATTAACTCTTGTAACAGTTAGCTCAGAAGCTATTTATGAAGCTCCACTTCAACGTTGTGTTAAACAGTTGGATGGTACATTCCGTTCGCCTATTAGTACTATGGTTGTTAGCTTCAACTAG
- a CDS encoding TetR/AcrR family transcriptional regulator — protein sequence MNTAWQLVREEGTEALTLGRLAERSGVTKPVVYDHFGTRAGLFAELYKEFDRRQTVLMDAAIAQCEPTLTAIATVTASSYIDCVLLQGQEISGVIAALKGTPELDEMKREYSKAYIHKCRNILAPYAKGNLISDASLWALLGAAEGLSCSAASGEITASQAKSELFELIVAIVERSMGQR from the coding sequence ATGAATACAGCATGGCAACTGGTGCGGGAAGAAGGCACTGAGGCTCTGACGCTAGGCCGCCTTGCTGAGCGCTCCGGCGTCACTAAACCGGTGGTTTATGACCATTTCGGTACCCGAGCTGGGCTTTTTGCCGAACTTTATAAAGAGTTTGATCGCCGCCAAACCGTATTGATGGACGCGGCCATTGCGCAATGCGAGCCAACACTCACTGCCATCGCCACTGTGACCGCCTCATCATATATTGACTGTGTCCTGCTTCAGGGGCAGGAAATCTCTGGGGTCATTGCGGCATTAAAAGGCACGCCTGAGCTGGATGAGATGAAACGTGAATATTCTAAGGCGTACATCCACAAATGCCGGAATATACTCGCGCCCTATGCTAAAGGGAATCTGATTTCAGATGCCAGCCTGTGGGCACTGCTAGGTGCAGCAGAAGGGTTATCGTGTTCTGCTGCTAGCGGCGAAATCACCGCCTCACAGGCAAAATCTGAGCTATTTGAGTTGATTGTGGCGATAGTAGAAAGAAGCATGGGCCAGCGCTAG
- a CDS encoding LTA synthase family protein, whose amino-acid sequence MWFYRFKHAFIALLLPWILAVTIQLAGRVYLLNDYGNPESLAGVSTDVQRMFLIGGLFDVRIASLIFVPCLLIAGLLAFNKTSFRLWQRFWPWFATLFGTLVTILTVGNIFYYATYQRPIDIFVFGLVEDDTVAVLKTMWSDYPVIRSAICLILFVAAISWIFHRWQRKISTWPEQHSGIAVSAISTLIILALSFIGVRGSMGTFPLRQSDAQISDINLLNMLTPSGPMALTWALKAHREYSNFPPATEKQGEELLSQFFTKPTEANLKPFMAKTAPNAIAKKSPPNVVFVVMESMGYYLEGYDRSDRDVFGTLKQHWKTDWRFGRFISEGNGTIDSLSRLFVRSPNSNISQSSAQDIDFSSNMFKPFLANGYKVIFVTSGNGSWRNLNQFLPHLGISEFVEQNGLKKRYPEAETGTWGVPDEYMFRYIEERLAQADKEGEHVLIMSMSTTHHPPFKAPNSYAKTDIKLSDAEKQRLSNLASGKQLDEVFHTLRYTNDQLGQFISWVKLQSLGEHTIIAATGDHNIRGISYPDAAEQALSRAVPFYLYVPQRYRQNSHFDASRVGSHKDIWPTLYQLSLSETPYYRTGCDLLSEKPDAIWCQGYNPELLITQQGSFTLSGKGEFYPWVDKEGLLLGAVQPMDDEQEKTFSRWQAFTPLLSWQLNKQVQELK is encoded by the coding sequence ATGTGGTTTTACAGATTTAAACATGCATTTATTGCATTGTTACTCCCATGGATACTTGCCGTTACTATTCAATTAGCAGGAAGAGTTTACCTTCTAAACGACTATGGTAATCCTGAATCCCTGGCAGGGGTATCAACAGATGTGCAACGTATGTTCTTGATTGGTGGGCTTTTTGATGTACGTATCGCCAGCTTGATATTTGTCCCCTGTTTATTAATTGCTGGCCTACTTGCGTTCAATAAAACCAGCTTTAGACTCTGGCAGCGATTTTGGCCTTGGTTTGCGACGCTTTTCGGCACGCTAGTAACAATACTCACTGTGGGCAATATCTTCTATTACGCTACCTACCAGCGGCCAATTGATATCTTTGTTTTCGGTTTGGTGGAAGATGATACTGTTGCTGTGCTGAAAACCATGTGGAGTGACTATCCGGTTATTCGTAGCGCTATTTGCCTAATTCTATTTGTTGCGGCAATTTCGTGGATTTTTCACCGCTGGCAGCGAAAAATTAGCACCTGGCCTGAACAACATAGCGGTATAGCGGTTTCTGCAATTTCAACTTTGATTATTTTGGCACTCAGTTTTATCGGCGTGCGTGGCTCCATGGGCACATTTCCTCTTCGGCAGTCGGATGCACAGATTTCAGATATTAATTTATTGAATATGTTGACGCCAAGTGGCCCGATGGCACTTACCTGGGCGTTAAAAGCCCATCGGGAATATAGCAATTTCCCCCCAGCAACCGAAAAACAAGGTGAAGAACTGCTCAGTCAGTTTTTTACTAAGCCTACAGAAGCTAACCTCAAGCCATTTATGGCTAAAACCGCGCCTAACGCAATAGCGAAAAAATCACCACCTAATGTTGTTTTTGTCGTTATGGAAAGTATGGGGTATTACCTTGAAGGCTATGATCGCTCGGATCGTGACGTATTTGGCACACTAAAACAGCACTGGAAAACTGATTGGCGTTTTGGCCGCTTTATCTCTGAAGGGAATGGGACCATTGATAGCCTAAGCCGCTTATTTGTCCGCAGTCCAAATAGTAACATTAGCCAATCTAGTGCTCAGGATATTGATTTTTCTAGTAATATGTTTAAACCCTTCCTTGCTAACGGATATAAAGTTATTTTCGTTACTTCGGGAAACGGTTCCTGGCGCAATCTAAATCAGTTCCTACCCCATTTAGGCATAAGTGAATTTGTTGAACAAAACGGGTTGAAGAAACGCTATCCTGAAGCCGAAACTGGCACTTGGGGCGTGCCTGATGAATATATGTTCCGTTATATTGAAGAACGTTTAGCTCAGGCTGACAAAGAAGGTGAGCATGTACTGATCATGTCAATGTCGACCACTCATCATCCTCCGTTCAAAGCGCCTAATAGTTATGCAAAGACAGATATCAAATTATCGGATGCAGAAAAGCAAAGGCTGAGCAATCTGGCCAGCGGTAAACAGTTGGACGAGGTATTCCATACCCTACGTTACACCAATGATCAGCTAGGGCAGTTTATCAGTTGGGTAAAATTACAGTCGCTGGGTGAACATACCATTATTGCCGCCACTGGCGACCATAATATCCGGGGTATTAGTTATCCTGACGCCGCTGAGCAGGCTCTTAGCCGCGCAGTGCCGTTCTATCTTTATGTTCCGCAACGCTATCGTCAGAACAGCCATTTTGACGCATCCCGAGTCGGCAGTCATAAAGATATCTGGCCTACGCTGTATCAGCTCAGCCTGTCAGAAACGCCTTATTACCGAACGGGTTGCGACTTACTGTCTGAAAAACCGGATGCTATCTGGTGCCAGGGCTATAACCCTGAACTGTTGATAACCCAACAAGGCAGTTTCACTTTATCCGGTAAAGGGGAGTTTTATCCCTGGGTTGATAAAGAAGGATTGTTGCTGGGAGCTGTTCAGCCAATGGACGATGAGCAAGAAAAAACGTTTAGCCGGTGGCAGGCATTTACTCCTCTACTGTCATGGCAATTAAACAAACAAGTTCAGGAACTCAAATAA
- the cas6f gene encoding type I-F CRISPR-associated endoribonuclease Cas6/Csy4 gives MRRVQAKSAHNKRQRSIAKGWLTEQQAFEQIPDTQQKSLRLSFIQLRSLSNGNTMRIYIQHGELQEQAQLGSFSAYGLSNSTTIPWF, from the coding sequence GTGAGGCGAGTACAGGCAAAAAGCGCCCATAACAAGCGGCAGAGATCGATTGCTAAAGGGTGGCTAACTGAACAGCAGGCGTTTGAACAAATACCCGACACCCAACAGAAATCTCTCAGGTTGTCTTTTATTCAACTGCGTAGCCTTTCGAACGGCAATACGATGCGAATTTATATTCAGCATGGCGAATTGCAGGAACAAGCTCAGTTGGGAAGTTTCTCTGCCTATGGTCTAAGTAACAGTACCACCATACCCTGGTTTTAA
- a CDS encoding helix-turn-helix transcriptional regulator yields the protein MDLPDKNNEIYFKGLIAMMEHLSEPWGIKDLSSRHIYMNKAAYLYTNTPLNFEVEGKLDDEFPANWAEFSPEFMEHDKRTEESQGRVTVIETHYWYGKDTLTPFISEKLPIYNDKKEVIGVMWSAKPLNTLSPLKYINQQKPSVLTTETNSKTFTRAELDVIFLMLQRLSVKEIAKIYNISTKTIENRIYTIYQKSDVHTLQQFEEFCKFAHLDNYIPDRLVAKGIQFI from the coding sequence ATGGATTTGCCCGATAAAAATAATGAAATTTATTTCAAGGGCCTTATTGCCATGATGGAGCACCTTAGTGAGCCATGGGGCATTAAAGATCTGAGTTCCCGCCATATCTATATGAACAAGGCAGCCTATCTTTATACCAATACACCATTGAACTTTGAGGTTGAGGGGAAGTTGGACGATGAATTTCCTGCCAACTGGGCTGAATTTTCTCCTGAGTTTATGGAACACGATAAGAGAACTGAAGAGTCACAAGGTCGGGTTACCGTCATAGAAACACATTATTGGTATGGTAAAGATACTCTGACCCCCTTTATCAGTGAAAAGCTGCCTATTTATAATGATAAAAAAGAAGTCATTGGTGTTATGTGGAGCGCTAAACCACTTAATACTTTATCTCCACTAAAATATATAAACCAACAAAAACCAAGCGTTCTGACTACCGAAACTAATAGTAAGACTTTTACCCGCGCTGAGCTTGACGTTATATTTTTAATGTTGCAAAGACTTTCCGTTAAAGAGATCGCTAAGATATATAATATCAGCACTAAAACAATAGAAAACAGAATATATACAATTTATCAAAAATCTGATGTCCACACGTTGCAACAGTTTGAGGAGTTTTGCAAATTTGCACATTTGGATAATTATATTCCTGATCGACTGGTGGCAAAAGGAATCCAGTTTATCTGA
- a CDS encoding helix-turn-helix domain-containing protein has protein sequence MASIYSDEYQSVIKSLRDQRIAKGITQESLASALGRPQSFIAKVENGERRLDVVEFVHIAKLLGVKVEDVLGRIG, from the coding sequence ATGGCTTCAATATATTCAGATGAGTACCAATCGGTTATCAAGTCATTGCGTGATCAGCGGATTGCTAAAGGCATTACTCAGGAGAGCCTTGCTTCCGCCCTTGGTCGCCCTCAGTCTTTTATCGCCAAAGTAGAAAATGGCGAAAGACGCTTAGATGTGGTGGAATTTGTGCATATTGCTAAGCTGTTGGGGGTTAAGGTAGAGGATGTATTGGGAAGGATAGGGTAG
- a CDS encoding helix-turn-helix domain-containing protein, translating into MASIYSEEYQQVIKALRQARIDRRISQQQLAKALSRPQSFVAKVENGERRLDFVELIHIARLLSIDELSLISMIMSATVPIR; encoded by the coding sequence ATGGCTTCCATTTACTCCGAAGAATATCAGCAAGTGATAAAAGCTCTCCGACAGGCTCGTATTGACCGGCGGATCAGCCAACAGCAACTCGCTAAGGCACTCAGTCGTCCACAGTCATTTGTGGCTAAGGTTGAGAATGGTGAGAGGAGATTAGATTTTGTGGAACTTATTCATATTGCTCGTCTACTATCTATCGATGAATTGTCATTAATTAGCATGATTATGAGTGCAACTGTACCGATAAGGTAA
- a CDS encoding cytosine permease, with amino-acid sequence MIKIEDYPLSRVPQDKRVSFLSVAIVHMGMLTALDQFMLGAVLGNSMTLTDAFTAILIGSIIFGVVTYGLGLAGMREGISGSLLARWCGFGRLGSVLIGIVVAVSLLGWFGIQNAIFAKSLDFALGNKLGFGFAAALSGSLLTILVAFGFKALRIAARIAVPMFILLVAYISISTLSGHNLHEIMQLIPPGDPLSISAGITIVVGGAIVASLMTPDLTRYSKNGKHVLGVTIFTIVAGEFVVNGLAILIAKTLGTADVVTIMSQAAGGAGLLVVVFSTLRVNDLNLYSSSLGIVNAVEGLTGKKLKYTLTTLVIGVLGTTLSVLGILDRFVDFLTVLGVVFPPIIGIMLVDYFVLRSHRNILDKSRLEGKLPDETQTPVIGWVAIIASIVGSVIGLLTEWGIPTINSLVAASLIYWLFKVAVSRNQKSIESEKAI; translated from the coding sequence GTGATCAAAATTGAAGATTATCCATTAAGCCGTGTACCACAGGATAAAAGGGTTTCATTTTTAAGCGTTGCCATCGTTCATATGGGTATGCTGACCGCGCTGGATCAATTTATGCTTGGCGCCGTGCTGGGTAACTCCATGACACTGACTGATGCATTCACCGCGATCCTCATCGGTAGCATTATATTCGGTGTGGTCACCTACGGTCTTGGGCTGGCAGGTATGCGTGAAGGGATCTCGGGCAGTCTGTTGGCACGCTGGTGTGGCTTTGGTCGCTTAGGTTCAGTATTGATCGGAATTGTGGTGGCCGTGAGTTTACTGGGTTGGTTTGGTATACAAAACGCTATTTTCGCCAAATCGCTTGATTTCGCTCTGGGTAATAAACTGGGATTCGGATTCGCGGCTGCTTTATCGGGTAGCCTGCTGACTATCCTGGTGGCATTTGGTTTTAAGGCATTGCGCATCGCCGCACGTATTGCGGTTCCGATGTTTATTTTGCTGGTGGCTTATATCTCTATTAGTACGTTGTCTGGGCATAATCTGCATGAAATTATGCAGTTGATACCACCGGGTGACCCTCTGTCTATCAGCGCGGGCATCACCATTGTTGTGGGGGGCGCTATCGTGGCAAGTCTGATGACCCCAGATCTAACGCGTTATTCCAAAAATGGGAAGCATGTGTTGGGGGTGACGATTTTCACCATTGTGGCCGGGGAGTTTGTCGTCAATGGTCTGGCTATCTTGATTGCTAAAACGCTCGGAACGGCTGATGTGGTGACTATTATGTCTCAGGCCGCAGGTGGTGCAGGTTTGCTGGTGGTGGTGTTCTCTACGTTGCGGGTTAATGACCTTAATCTATACTCTTCGTCCCTCGGTATTGTTAATGCGGTCGAGGGGCTGACCGGGAAAAAACTGAAATACACCTTAACCACGTTGGTTATTGGCGTTCTGGGTACCACACTTTCGGTGTTAGGCATTTTGGACCGGTTTGTGGATTTCCTTACCGTGCTAGGCGTGGTGTTCCCACCGATTATCGGCATCATGCTGGTCGACTATTTTGTGTTGCGCTCTCATCGCAACATTCTGGATAAGAGTCGGTTGGAGGGGAAACTCCCTGACGAAACCCAAACACCGGTTATCGGTTGGGTTGCCATTATTGCCAGTATTGTCGGCAGTGTGATCGGATTGCTGACCGAGTGGGGGATTCCAACCATTAACTCGCTGGTTGCCGCCAGCTTGATATATTGGCTATTCAAAGTGGCAGTTAGTCGTAATCAAAAAAGCATTGAATCAGAAAAAGCGATTTAA
- a CDS encoding HlyD family secretion protein gives MFRQEAIENQKMKWRGRAILLPGIPVWLVGGFCTFFFVAFLAFIIAGTYTRRVNVGGEITTYPRAVSVYSGVQGFVVRKFVTEGYIVKKGDPVYLIDISKSTRSGVVSDNQRQGIEHQLERIGNIISRIEISKKTTLNSLEKQKIQYTAAFKRSSAIINKAEQGIKIMKDNMDNYRRYQIKGLINKDQLTNQVALYYQQQNNLLSLSGQNEQNSLQIINLESQIQTQSAEFDNRIYQMELQRYTLQNELVNTDAGGEIIVRALSDGQIDSLSVTVGQMVNVGDSLLQIIPELISHYSLVIWVPNDAIPYITIGDKVNVRYEAFPAEKFGQFAGTVEVISKTPASPQEMMTYQGAPKNTQAASIPYYKIIVRPEQQTVFYDGKRLSLENGMKAQSTLFLEKRKIYEWMLSPFYDMKHSAMGLVNE, from the coding sequence TTGTTTCGCCAGGAAGCGATCGAAAATCAGAAAATGAAGTGGCGCGGTCGAGCAATCTTGCTCCCCGGCATCCCGGTCTGGTTGGTAGGGGGGTTCTGTACCTTCTTCTTTGTTGCCTTTCTGGCGTTCATCATTGCTGGCACCTACACCCGGCGAGTTAATGTCGGTGGCGAGATAACCACTTATCCAAGGGCCGTGAGTGTGTATTCCGGCGTGCAGGGTTTTGTGGTGAGGAAATTTGTCACGGAAGGATATATCGTCAAAAAAGGCGATCCTGTTTACCTGATTGACATCAGTAAAAGTACCCGCAGCGGTGTTGTCAGCGATAATCAGCGTCAAGGTATTGAGCATCAACTTGAACGCATCGGTAATATTATTTCACGTATTGAGATCAGTAAAAAAACGACACTGAATTCGCTGGAAAAACAAAAAATACAGTATACCGCTGCCTTTAAGCGCTCTTCAGCGATTATCAATAAAGCAGAGCAGGGAATAAAGATAATGAAGGATAATATGGATAATTATCGTCGCTATCAAATAAAAGGATTAATCAACAAAGATCAACTGACCAATCAGGTTGCGCTGTATTATCAACAGCAAAATAATTTATTAAGCCTGAGCGGGCAGAATGAACAGAATTCATTACAGATAATCAATCTTGAGAGCCAAATTCAAACTCAGTCGGCGGAATTTGATAACCGTATTTATCAAATGGAACTTCAGCGCTATACGTTACAAAACGAGCTCGTCAATACGGATGCGGGTGGCGAAATCATTGTGCGCGCATTGTCGGACGGACAAATAGACTCGTTGAGCGTTACGGTGGGCCAGATGGTCAATGTTGGCGACAGCTTGCTGCAAATCATTCCTGAGTTGATAAGTCACTACTCTCTGGTTATCTGGGTACCCAATGATGCTATTCCCTATATAACAATCGGGGATAAGGTTAATGTCCGCTATGAAGCATTTCCGGCAGAAAAGTTTGGACAATTTGCCGGTACTGTTGAGGTGATATCGAAAACGCCGGCATCACCGCAGGAAATGATGACTTATCAGGGCGCACCGAAAAATACGCAAGCAGCCTCTATCCCTTATTACAAGATTATCGTCAGACCCGAGCAACAAACAGTTTTTTACGATGGGAAACGATTAAGCCTTGAGAATGGCATGAAAGCACAGAGCACACTTTTTCTCGAAAAAAGAAAAATTTATGAATGGATGCTTTCACCATTTTATGACATGAAGCACAGTGCGATGGGGTTGGTTAATGAATAA
- a CDS encoding helix-turn-helix domain-containing protein: MDKQDWHPADIIAGLKKRGTTMAALSRESGLASSTLANTLLRHWPKGENLIAQVLELHPAEIWPSRYLKPKKREKQCQLRN, from the coding sequence ATGGATAAACAAGACTGGCATCCGGCAGATATTATCGCGGGTTTGAAAAAACGCGGTACAACGATGGCGGCACTTTCCCGAGAGTCAGGGCTGGCCTCTTCAACGCTGGCGAATACGTTGTTGCGCCATTGGCCGAAGGGCGAAAACTTGATTGCACAGGTGCTGGAATTACATCCTGCTGAGATCTGGCCTTCACGTTATCTGAAGCCTAAAAAACGCGAAAAACAGTGCCAATTGCGTAATTAA
- a CDS encoding DUF2501 domain-containing protein: MNTTYRLALALAFSTTLLTGTVHANSLLDSVKSAADQYSKSGDSSSSLSSLTGLLNGGDKGLSASTMTNAAGILQYCVQNNVLSANGTSAIKDQLMSKLGITSTENANSQDYQEGLGGLLKTGEGNSLNLNDLGSEQITEKIKTKACDLVLKQGQSFLLK; encoded by the coding sequence ATGAACACCACTTATCGCCTGGCACTGGCTTTGGCTTTTTCTACCACGCTGCTGACGGGTACCGTTCACGCCAATAGTCTATTGGATTCAGTAAAAAGTGCTGCTGACCAATACAGTAAATCGGGCGATAGCTCATCCTCACTGTCGTCACTGACTGGCTTACTCAATGGCGGCGATAAAGGGCTAAGTGCCAGCACCATGACCAATGCTGCCGGTATATTGCAATATTGCGTACAAAACAATGTACTGTCGGCCAATGGCACGTCGGCGATTAAAGACCAATTGATGAGTAAACTGGGCATCACCAGTACCGAAAATGCCAATAGCCAGGATTATCAGGAAGGTTTAGGCGGGTTACTGAAAACCGGTGAAGGTAACAGTCTGAATCTGAACGATCTGGGCAGTGAGCAAATCACTGAAAAAATCAAAACCAAAGCCTGTGATTTAGTCCTGAAACAGGGTCAGTCGTTCTTGTTGAAATAA